A segment of the bacterium genome:
CTCCTGCTGACGCTGGTGTTCCTGTTCACGGGCACGATGAAACTCACCACGCCGATCGCCGAACTCACGAAACAGATGCCCGGGACGGCGTGGTTCGTCCGGCCGCTCGGTGTCGTCGAGGTGCTCGGGGCCATCGGTGTCACGCTGCCGTGGCTGCTGGGCATCCAACCCCACCTCACGCCGCTCGCCGCCGCCGGACTGGTCATCATCATGATCGGCGCCACGGTCTTCTCCGTGAAGCTGGGCGCAGGCATCCTCGCGCTGATCCCCGTGGTCGTTGGGCTGCTCGCGGTGTTCGTCGCCTACGGCCGCTGGCGGCTCACGCCGCGGCGTCCGAGCTGACGGGCGTCAGGACGCAGCGAGCCGCCGGATCGCGTCCGCGATCTCGTCGACCGCCGGCTGGAACACCGCCTATAAACCTTCATCCCGATTAAAGGATAAACGGGATATCAGATCAGTGCGTCGGTGTGCTGTCCAGGAAGAAGTAATATTCCACCGGGCATCCTCAACCATGTCTCGGAGTAGAGCTACGGCATCGGTGACCTTATTCGGTCGCCTGTTCTTCAGGGATCGAGAAGTGGCAATGAGCCCGAAGTGGTTCATGACGACGCGAGAC
Coding sequences within it:
- a CDS encoding DoxX family protein — protein: MNAALWAAQLLLTLVFLFTGTMKLTTPIAELTKQMPGTAWFVRPLGVVEVLGAIGVTLPWLLGIQPHLTPLAAAGLVIIMIGATVFSVKLGAGILALIPVVVGLLAVFVAYGRWRLTPRRPS